Proteins co-encoded in one Centropristis striata isolate RG_2023a ecotype Rhode Island chromosome 24, C.striata_1.0, whole genome shotgun sequence genomic window:
- the slc19a2 gene encoding thiamine transporter 1 — translation MSVLEPTLLLCVYGFFSNLRPSEPFLTAYLMGPDKNLTETQVVNEIYPIWTYSYLVLLFPIFLATDYLRYKPVLLLQATSLVVTYAMLWKAQGMLTMQLLEFFFGLATASDVAYYSYIYSVVEPAHYQRVTGYCRSITLFGSAAGSLIGQLLLSAAKVQMVHLVIITLASASVAFVAPWFLPMPKRSLFFHKSPGAEGGPPSSSTALLEKAENSEREPPPNQHDVSKTSSSSDSGSGLVAVLRLLFEDFLRCYSSRPLLAWSLWWALATCGYFQVVNYAQALWENVRPSQEYEIYNGYVETLSTLLGALAALLVGYLPVCWAVWGELALCLLSLLMAACVFVMDTLGNIWLCYSSYVIFRATYMLLITVATYQIAASLNMQRYALVFGVNTFIALALQSVLTVVVVDSAGLGLDVFTQFLIYGGYFAVISSVFLVAGVCTLASRRRCKQEEEVLPETQAETSQTLLQAGTPAPGDGT, via the exons ATGTCTGTCCTGGAGCCGACCCTCCTGCTCTGTGTCTACGGCTTCTTCTCCAACCTGCGGCCGTCCGAGCCCTTCCTCACCGCCTACCTCATGGGACCAGACAAGAACCTGACGGAGACCCAG GTTGTCAATGAAATCTATCCGATCTGGACCTATTCCTACCTGGTGCTGCTGTTCCCCATCTTCCTGGCCACTGACTACCTGCGTTATAAGCCTGTATTGCTCCTGCAGGCCACCAGCCTGGTGGTGACCTATGCTATGTTGTGGAAGGCGCAGGGCATGCTGACCATGCAGCTCTTGGAGTTTTTCTTTGGGCTGGCCACGGCCTCGGATGTGGCCTACTACTCGTACATCTACAGCGTGGTGGAGCCGGCCCACTACCAGAGAGTGACCGGTTACTGCCGCAGCATCACTCTGTTCGGATCGGCCGCCGGCTCGCTGATCGGTCAGCTCCTGCTCTCCGCGGCTAAAGTCCAGATGGTCCACCTCGTCATCATCACTCTGGCGTCGGCCTCTGTGGCCTTCGTCGCACCCTGGTTTCTACCCATGCCCAAGAGGAGCTTGTTCTTCCACAAGAGTCCAGGAGCAGAGGGGGGGCcgcccagcagcagcacagcccTGCTGGAGAAGGCCGAGAACTCAGAGAGAGAACCGCCTCCCAATCAGCATGACGTCTCCAAG ACAAGCAGCTCCTCTGACTCAGGCAGTGGTCTTGTGGCTGTGTTACGGTTGCTGTTTGAAGACTTCCTGAGGTGCTACAGCAGCCGGCCCCTGCTGGCCTGGTCTCTGTGGTGGGCTCTGGCCACCTGTGGCTACTTCCAGGTGGTTAACTACGCTCAGGCACTGTGGGAGAACGTTCGTCCATCTCAGGAGTATGAAATCTACAACGGCTACGTAGAGACACTGTCCACACTGCTGG GGGCTCTGGCTGCCCTGCTGGTGGGCTACCTGCCTGTGTGCTGGGCCGTGTGGGGGGAGCTGGCTCTGTGTCTTCTCTCCCTGCTGATGGCTGCATGCGTCTTCGTCATGGACACGCTGGGAAACATCTGGCTGTGTTACAGCTCCTACGTCATCTTCAGAGCCACGTACATGCTGCTCATCACTGTGGCCAC ATATCAGATCGCAGCCAGTCTCAACATGCAGCGCTACGCCCTGGTGTTTGGAGTGAACACCTTCATAGCCCTGGCCCTGCAGTCTGTCCTcacagtggtggtggtggactCAGCTGGCCTCGGCCTCGATGTCTTCACTCAG TTCCTCATCTATGGCGGCTACTTTGCTGTCATTTCTTCGGTCTTCCTCGTCGCTGGGGTTTGCACCTTGGCCTCCAGGAGGCGCTgtaagcaggaggaggaggtcctgCCCGAGACCCAGGCAGAAACCA